A part of Candidatus Poribacteria bacterium genomic DNA contains:
- a CDS encoding DUF1501 domain-containing protein gives MDPIKEYLKLETRRQFFGKCASGLGGAALATLLPNAVVNALTSQAKPRFGGLPELPHFAPKAKRAIYLFMSGAPSQLDLYDYKPNMGKWFDTDLPESVRMGQRLTTMTSGQDKFPIAPSIFEFKKYDNGGDGVWMSELLPHTGSVAKDLAVIKTVHTEAINHDPAITFFCTGDESPGKPSLGAWLSYGLGSENENLPAFIVMNATWSGPKGAQALYNRLWGSGFLPSEHQGVLLRSQGDPVLFLSNPEGVNEKTRKQMLDTLVELNKELYEEVGDPETHARISQYEMAFRMQTSVPELTDLSQEPEHVLELYGPEVKTPGTFANCCILARRMMERDVRLAQIFHRGWDQHGQLPTNIRNQARDIDQPSAGLIKDLKQRGMLDETLVVWGGEFGRTVYCQGTLTPDNYGRDHHPKCFTRWMAGGGIKGGVVHGETDDFSYNIVKDPVHVRDINATILHLLGIDHERLTFKFQGLDHRLTGVEEQARLVREILA, from the coding sequence ATGGACCCAATTAAGGAATACTTGAAACTTGAAACCCGTCGCCAATTCTTTGGTAAATGTGCGTCAGGTCTGGGTGGTGCGGCACTCGCTACGCTGCTACCGAATGCCGTTGTTAACGCGCTCACAAGTCAAGCCAAACCGAGATTTGGGGGTTTGCCGGAACTCCCACACTTTGCCCCGAAAGCAAAACGCGCCATTTACCTGTTTATGTCGGGTGCGCCGTCCCAACTGGACCTCTATGACTATAAACCGAATATGGGGAAATGGTTCGATACGGATCTGCCAGAATCCGTCCGGATGGGTCAACGCCTCACAACGATGACTTCAGGACAGGATAAGTTCCCGATTGCGCCGTCCATATTTGAATTCAAGAAGTATGACAACGGGGGTGACGGCGTCTGGATGAGCGAACTGCTACCGCACACTGGCTCGGTGGCAAAAGACCTCGCGGTTATCAAAACGGTACACACCGAAGCGATTAATCACGACCCCGCTATTACTTTTTTCTGTACCGGCGATGAAAGTCCGGGTAAACCGAGTCTCGGTGCCTGGTTGAGTTACGGACTCGGTAGTGAAAACGAAAACTTGCCTGCTTTTATTGTGATGAACGCCACATGGAGCGGTCCGAAGGGTGCACAGGCACTCTATAATCGGCTTTGGGGTTCTGGTTTCCTCCCCTCGGAACACCAAGGCGTGCTCCTTCGCAGCCAAGGCGATCCTGTCCTCTTCCTCTCGAATCCGGAAGGTGTCAATGAAAAGACGAGGAAACAGATGTTAGATACCCTCGTTGAACTCAACAAGGAGCTCTACGAGGAGGTCGGCGATCCCGAAACGCATGCGCGCATCTCACAATACGAAATGGCATTTCGTATGCAGACGAGTGTGCCTGAATTGACCGATTTATCTCAGGAACCTGAGCACGTCTTAGAACTGTATGGACCTGAGGTAAAAACCCCCGGCACGTTCGCGAACTGCTGTATCCTCGCACGTCGGATGATGGAGCGTGATGTTCGTCTCGCTCAAATCTTCCACCGTGGGTGGGATCAGCACGGACAACTGCCCACGAACATCCGCAACCAGGCTCGCGATATCGATCAGCCTTCGGCTGGCCTAATCAAGGATTTGAAACAACGCGGCATGCTCGACGAAACCTTAGTCGTCTGGGGCGGCGAGTTCGGACGCACTGTCTACTGCCAAGGCACACTCACGCCGGATAATTATGGGCGTGACCATCATCCGAAATGCTTTACACGTTGGATGGCTGGTGGCGGTATCAAGGGGGGTGTCGTTCATGGTGAAACCGATGACTTCAGTTACAATATCGTCAAAGACCCTGTTCACGTTCGGGATATAAATGCCACGATTCTCCATCTCCTCGGCATCGATCACGAGCGGTTAACTTTTAAGTTCCAAGGGCTTGATCATCGGTTAACAGGCGTTGAGGAACAAGCGCGGCTCGTCCGTGAGATTTTAGCATAA
- a CDS encoding AAA family ATPase has translation MPKLFVKNFINIREAEIDMDKTLVVFIGETASGKSVLAKLLYLFQELIRDFRQYIRQINTYPPEHLKISGQEVSTVFRTQIARKFREFFGDATGFPTLNGSQQEDVNLKRKPTGDSPIADGRFEITYHYTAESAIRLILTDEESLHIELPAVMDKVEDLCYNLLEKLKSVDIKPSHSIATEPESGKETDASAEDTPQRNKNTDQFHYILNMAIGMSDITETLAGKHRDGLFIPADRNIASNYPDALKRIFYGGIKSDLHTRTATRSRANLHLIARFLEKNEEFLDTFSTQNFRNLFDERIAEEAKEVDKPIMEFLLKKISLILNGEYETIDKISQSRLFSHPTGENTTFLENASTGQQNLIRILQDAFMSMLYNEMVFRVIEEPEAHLHPATQKHLMHIIALMRNHIDSQIVMTTHSPYLLAVLKNLLTAGRRSKKNPKAAAEIEGRIPKLCWLMPEDVEVYHLKDGISRAIVQPKKKSILPNPLADLLTGF, from the coding sequence ATGCCTAAACTATTTGTCAAAAATTTTATAAACATCCGCGAAGCAGAAATTGATATGGATAAAACTTTGGTGGTTTTCATCGGTGAGACCGCCAGCGGGAAAAGCGTCCTTGCGAAGTTGCTCTACCTTTTCCAAGAGTTAATCCGTGACTTTCGCCAATACATCAGGCAAATTAATACCTACCCCCCAGAACATCTGAAAATATCCGGTCAGGAAGTGTCAACGGTGTTTCGCACGCAAATTGCCCGTAAATTCCGTGAGTTTTTTGGTGATGCGACAGGGTTTCCAACACTGAATGGCAGTCAGCAAGAGGACGTAAACCTTAAACGGAAACCGACCGGGGACTCGCCGATAGCCGATGGCCGCTTTGAAATCACCTACCACTATACAGCGGAAAGTGCGATCAGATTGATATTAACCGATGAGGAATCGCTCCATATCGAATTACCCGCCGTTATGGACAAAGTTGAAGACCTCTGTTACAACTTATTGGAAAAACTGAAAAGCGTTGACATAAAGCCGTCTCACAGTATCGCAACGGAACCGGAGTCTGGGAAAGAAACAGATGCGTCCGCAGAGGATACCCCACAGAGAAATAAAAACACCGACCAATTCCACTATATTTTGAATATGGCAATCGGAATGAGTGACATCACGGAGACATTAGCGGGTAAACATCGCGACGGTCTCTTCATTCCCGCAGATAGGAATATTGCTTCCAACTATCCAGATGCCCTAAAAAGAATCTTCTATGGTGGTATCAAAAGCGATCTTCATACGCGTACTGCCACCCGTTCACGTGCCAATCTGCATCTGATTGCACGCTTTTTGGAAAAAAATGAAGAATTCCTTGATACCTTTAGCACGCAGAACTTTCGGAACCTTTTTGACGAAAGAATTGCGGAAGAAGCCAAAGAGGTTGATAAACCGATAATGGAATTCCTGCTCAAGAAGATTTCCCTTATCTTAAACGGTGAATATGAAACAATAGACAAGATTTCTCAATCTCGACTTTTTTCCCATCCGACCGGTGAGAACACAACTTTTTTAGAAAATGCATCGACAGGGCAGCAAAATCTCATTCGAATCCTACAAGATGCTTTCATGAGTATGCTTTACAATGAAATGGTTTTTCGCGTGATTGAAGAACCCGAAGCACATCTCCATCCAGCAACGCAGAAACACCTGATGCATATCATTGCCTTGATGCGGAATCACATTGATAGCCAGATCGTTATGACCACCCACAGTCCGTATCTTTTGGCGGTGCTTAAAAACCTCTTAACCGCCGGACGACGGTCAAAGAAGAATCCAAAAGCCGCTGCTGAAATAGAGGGGCGTATCCCAAAGTTATGTTGGCTCATGCCTGAAGATGTGGAAGTTTATCACCTTAAAGACGGGATAAGCCGTGCCATTGTCCAGCCGAAAAAGAAATCGATTCTGCCGAATCCGCTTGCTGACCTTCTTACAGGATTTTGA
- a CDS encoding potassium channel family protein gives MYEKHGETIKAQTFLDALQSDAVSVTFTNCTIEGVVDLFFLELERDEKDRILLNKKLSCIGCTFKNIVNFRTVVFQQEVDFRRTLFEADLDFDEAILHGTCAFREAIFQRRADFHSVIFHRSASFWRARFHNVADFHRVQFRENAVFHEANFFTEANFRRVLFQGILDCTGTWFSETIAFNNATFFGTANFTAAQFVSVATFRDVKYIPNTLFHAVKAKLSRKQHRPTEFYLDSRHIDEVASPFFKRYVADQQFIREFNQANPILAQLWRWSSDYGRSLTLWAFWSLFFAFLFALAYLPLPTWVPDWMQDWSPHFHQTTGAYSDEPLTFWNCFYFSIVTFTTLGFGDVVADNAAARFLVTLEVIFGYMMLGGLISIFSNKLASRS, from the coding sequence ATGTACGAGAAGCACGGAGAAACAATCAAAGCACAAACCTTCCTTGATGCATTGCAAAGCGATGCTGTATCTGTTACTTTCACGAATTGCACGATTGAAGGGGTTGTTGATCTTTTTTTTCTGGAATTGGAGCGGGATGAAAAGGATCGTATCCTTCTGAATAAGAAACTCTCCTGCATCGGGTGTACGTTTAAAAACATCGTTAATTTCCGGACGGTCGTCTTCCAACAAGAGGTGGATTTTCGGCGTACCCTCTTTGAGGCAGACCTCGATTTCGATGAAGCGATTCTACACGGCACCTGTGCCTTCCGTGAAGCCATCTTTCAGAGACGTGCGGATTTTCACAGTGTGATTTTCCATAGGAGTGCCAGTTTTTGGCGGGCGAGATTTCACAATGTCGCTGATTTCCATAGGGTTCAATTCCGTGAAAACGCAGTTTTTCATGAGGCTAACTTCTTCACTGAAGCCAATTTTCGGCGTGTATTGTTCCAAGGTATCCTCGACTGCACAGGGACCTGGTTTTCTGAAACGATAGCGTTCAACAACGCCACATTTTTCGGTACCGCCAACTTTACTGCCGCACAGTTTGTCTCTGTCGCTACTTTCCGCGACGTTAAGTATATCCCAAATACACTCTTCCACGCCGTGAAAGCCAAACTTAGCAGAAAACAGCATCGTCCGACTGAGTTCTACTTAGACAGTCGCCATATAGACGAAGTTGCGAGTCCTTTTTTTAAGAGGTACGTCGCCGACCAGCAGTTCATACGTGAATTCAATCAGGCAAATCCGATATTGGCACAGTTATGGCGATGGAGTTCTGACTACGGTCGGAGTCTGACACTTTGGGCGTTCTGGTCTCTTTTCTTTGCGTTTCTGTTCGCGCTTGCTTACCTGCCGCTCCCGACGTGGGTGCCAGATTGGATGCAAGACTGGTCCCCCCACTTTCATCAAACGACGGGTGCTTACAGCGACGAGCCACTAACGTTTTGGAACTGTTTCTATTTCAGCATTGTTACCTTCACAACGCTTGGTTTCGGAGATGTCGTCGCCGACAATGCCGCAGCGCGTTTTCTCGTTACACTGGAAGTCATCTTTGGGTATATGATGTTAGGTGGATTAATCAGCATCTTCTCAAACAAACTGGCGAGTCGGAGTTAA
- a CDS encoding tetratricopeptide repeat protein: MPTRILQTFFVVIFIVFASTTYITAHDSAPSSTADYFDYITLFSQGRITRFTEMPIRVYISPVLKESPYLPEIRYAMQAWQTASDGILLFEETETPQNADIRVSWGYTGLLADFQDTRLGSAELTRLKDSVQIGTFSNGLEVGSTTAVEDRSTETEQEISFTVEVILMLEGYGTVGELSQEEMRTVCIHEFGHAIGLWGHSPHPGDICYPTATAQQPSDRDIVTLRKLYNTPLNTPQHDVAIKVLKTEIEQKPYADPQTQLRTRYLLGAVYFDKGDIPAAIATFQTCRTLNPKFQPAIEKLIQIYHETGKTDQAIALVEKRVAEKPAAADYNTLGIFYYDKKDVEKAVQAFEKALHIAPYHKAARRNLHQLLRAKGFKALASKDFETATTTFERVLQMEPLDAPTYQLMGNGYAQAGQFEQAIHYYQKAIDLNPVDVLTQHNFAHCYNNYGVSLRNRGKWDEAIDAYRNALRLMPTLQIARTNLSDAFTRKANAHSEVGELDEAVAAYLELQKLHPDEMHIRNLLGELYLKKGDYAEALSVFQHVYTVNPNADHALHNLIAAYHHYARSLSDTEDYTTAIQLLEEALRLAPTDLNLRLSLANAYQGAEDYERAATEISRVLAQSPGNLQAQEEQINLKIRRGNALMRQRQHTAALAEFEAIPESARDIEIYNTIGYLHLVEGEHAKAFAGFETVLRKDPINRPAFRNLLSLESQLIRRRRNEMREATLVQVRCLLAIALMHRKQSTAAVEKYQLALTSGRKFGKSEEIDSRLIETGRRLANWFQQHGDAENREMILDWVEEHGGN, from the coding sequence ATGCCAACCAGAATTTTACAGACATTCTTCGTTGTTATCTTCATCGTATTTGCTTCCACAACATACATAACAGCACATGACTCCGCGCCGTCATCGACTGCGGACTATTTTGACTATATCACGCTTTTCTCTCAGGGACGTATCACGCGTTTTACGGAGATGCCGATTCGGGTGTATATCTCACCTGTCCTGAAAGAGAGTCCATACCTCCCTGAAATCCGATACGCCATGCAAGCGTGGCAGACTGCTAGTGATGGGATTCTCCTGTTTGAAGAAACCGAGACCCCTCAGAACGCAGATATCCGTGTGAGTTGGGGATATACCGGTCTCCTCGCTGATTTCCAAGATACGAGACTCGGTAGTGCGGAGTTAACACGCCTCAAAGATAGCGTCCAAATCGGCACATTTTCTAACGGATTAGAAGTCGGTTCTACCACTGCAGTTGAAGACCGATCCACCGAAACAGAACAGGAGATCAGTTTTACAGTCGAGGTTATCCTGATGTTAGAAGGTTACGGAACTGTCGGGGAATTGTCGCAGGAAGAGATGCGAACGGTATGCATCCACGAATTCGGGCACGCAATCGGCTTGTGGGGACACAGTCCACATCCCGGAGACATCTGTTATCCGACAGCAACGGCACAACAGCCCTCTGACCGCGATATAGTGACGCTGCGTAAACTCTATAACACCCCCCTTAATACACCACAACACGATGTCGCCATCAAGGTCCTGAAAACCGAGATTGAACAGAAACCGTATGCAGACCCTCAAACACAGCTGCGGACACGCTATCTGCTCGGAGCCGTCTACTTCGACAAAGGCGACATACCCGCCGCTATCGCTACCTTCCAAACCTGTAGGACCTTAAATCCCAAGTTTCAACCCGCAATAGAAAAACTCATTCAAATCTACCACGAAACAGGAAAGACCGATCAAGCCATAGCACTTGTTGAGAAACGGGTCGCGGAGAAACCGGCGGCAGCGGATTACAATACGCTCGGCATCTTCTACTATGACAAAAAGGACGTTGAAAAGGCGGTACAAGCCTTTGAAAAGGCACTGCACATCGCACCCTATCACAAAGCCGCACGGCGAAACCTACATCAACTCCTCCGAGCAAAAGGCTTCAAAGCACTGGCATCAAAGGATTTCGAGACTGCCACAACCACTTTTGAAAGGGTGCTGCAGATGGAGCCGCTCGACGCGCCTACCTATCAACTGATGGGCAATGGATACGCCCAAGCCGGGCAATTTGAACAGGCGATCCACTACTATCAGAAAGCGATTGACCTGAATCCTGTCGACGTGCTGACACAGCATAACTTCGCACACTGCTATAACAATTACGGTGTATCGCTACGAAACCGTGGAAAATGGGACGAGGCGATTGATGCGTATCGCAACGCTTTAAGGTTGATGCCGACGCTCCAAATCGCCCGAACGAACCTGAGCGACGCATTTACCCGAAAGGCGAATGCACATAGTGAAGTAGGCGAATTAGACGAAGCCGTGGCGGCGTATCTCGAATTACAGAAACTCCATCCGGATGAAATGCATATCCGTAATTTGCTCGGAGAACTGTATCTGAAAAAAGGGGACTACGCCGAGGCGTTGTCGGTATTTCAGCACGTCTATACCGTTAATCCCAACGCTGATCACGCCTTACATAACCTGATCGCCGCCTATCATCATTATGCCCGAAGCCTTAGCGATACGGAAGATTACACGACAGCGATTCAACTGCTTGAAGAGGCACTCCGACTCGCGCCTACTGATCTGAATTTACGGCTGAGTCTGGCGAATGCATACCAAGGTGCTGAAGACTACGAGCGTGCCGCTACGGAAATATCACGCGTTTTGGCGCAATCACCGGGAAATCTACAGGCACAAGAGGAGCAGATTAACCTGAAAATCCGACGGGGTAACGCGCTAATGCGGCAACGGCAGCACACCGCCGCGCTCGCGGAATTTGAGGCGATTCCCGAATCCGCGCGCGACATCGAGATTTATAACACCATCGGTTATCTCCATCTCGTGGAAGGTGAACACGCGAAAGCGTTCGCTGGTTTTGAAACTGTGCTACGGAAAGACCCGATTAACAGGCCCGCTTTTAGGAACCTACTGTCGTTAGAATCCCAGTTGATTCGTAGACGTCGGAATGAAATGAGAGAGGCTACCCTCGTCCAGGTCCGATGCCTCCTCGCTATCGCCTTGATGCATCGAAAACAGTCGACCGCGGCGGTGGAAAAATATCAGCTTGCGCTGACGTCTGGTAGGAAATTTGGTAAATCTGAAGAGATAGATTCGCGCCTTATTGAAACGGGTAGACGACTCGCCAATTGGTTCCAGCAACATGGGGACGCTGAAAACCGTGAGATGATTCTCGATTGGGTCGAAGAGCACGGTGGTAACTGA